The following are encoded in a window of Flavobacterium sp. WC2421 genomic DNA:
- a CDS encoding thymidylate synthase produces the protein MKQYLDLVQHVMENGCQKGDRTGTGTKSVFGHQMRFDLSEGFPMVTTKKLHLKSIIYELLWFLKGDTNIKYLQENGVKIWDAWADENGDLGPVYGHQWRNWNSEEIDQIKDLITELKTNPNSRRMIVSAWNPSVLPDTSKTFDENVANNKAALPPCHAFFQFYVSNGKLSCQLYQRSADIFLGVPFNIASYALLTMMIAQVCDLEAGEFIHTFGDAHIYNNHFEQLELQLSREPKQLPKMILNPAIKDIFQFGYDDFTLEGYEPHALIKGSVAV, from the coding sequence ATGAAGCAATATTTAGATTTAGTACAACACGTAATGGAAAACGGTTGTCAAAAAGGAGACCGAACTGGAACTGGTACAAAAAGTGTATTTGGTCACCAAATGCGTTTTGATTTAAGTGAAGGGTTCCCAATGGTTACTACAAAAAAGCTACATTTAAAATCAATCATTTATGAACTACTTTGGTTCTTAAAAGGGGATACCAATATAAAATATTTACAAGAAAACGGTGTTAAAATTTGGGATGCTTGGGCTGATGAAAATGGTGATTTAGGCCCTGTTTATGGGCATCAATGGCGCAATTGGAATAGTGAAGAAATAGATCAAATAAAAGATCTAATTACTGAACTAAAGACCAATCCAAATAGCCGAAGAATGATCGTTTCAGCATGGAATCCATCTGTTCTACCAGATACATCAAAAACATTTGACGAAAATGTAGCCAACAATAAGGCCGCACTTCCTCCCTGCCATGCATTTTTTCAATTTTATGTATCAAACGGCAAACTTTCTTGCCAATTGTATCAAAGAAGTGCAGATATATTTCTAGGAGTTCCTTTTAACATAGCTTCCTACGCATTGCTTACCATGATGATTGCTCAAGTTTGCGATTTAGAAGCTGGAGAATTTATCCATACTTTTGGAGACGCGCACATTTACAACAATCATTTTGAACAATTAGAACTACAATTGTCTCGCGAACCAAAACAATTACCAAAAATGATTTTAAACCCTGCTATAAAAGACATCTTCCAATTTGGTTATGATGATTTTACATTAGAAGGCTACGAACCACACGCTCTAATAAAAGGAAGTGTTGCCGTATAA
- a CDS encoding BamA/TamA family outer membrane protein, translated as MKKISTKITAFILIAIFICACNAEKRVPDGKKLLTKNQIIVNGKSIKEENVFTQLYQKPNSTLLGFRLRLNLYNLANLNPDSTYQAKFTNNPGKYERKSKWLSAKQVDRLGKSFWYHGIHDFLKKTGEPPVIIDQSKTDKSVLRLKYYYFNNGFFNVKALSKLDSIKPKRGKIEYNITTGSPYLLDSLKTSISTPALDSLYETAKSNTIIKSGKQYKTIDFENEKNRITTHFRNNGVYYFQPTYVTFDIDTIKKVNQANVNLIINNYSYQENDSTKTEPFKMYTISDVNIYTDYAPNNNNQKITDSTTYKNFNLYSHKKLRYKPHAITDAIFITKGSLFADNKTVLTTRYLNNLKIFNYPSIQYEVDKRDTTYSSLIAKIYLTPRKKYSFGASVDVTHSNIQDIGISFSPSLSIRNVFNGAETLEISGRGNIGSSKDLANPNNQLFNVSEYGVDLKLNFPRIFMPFSTEKIIPKSMIPSTLMAVGFARQTNIGLDKENFTGSFSYNWTPKKNNTARFDLFNVQFVRNLNPENYFNVYGSSYNALNEIGKIYNTEASYVDNGDLIIESGTSGFIKNVLNESTVLTPSDDAFKSVKSIEERRVRLTENDFILATSFTFSKTTKTDLQDNTFYLFKTKIESAGSLLSLISKAANQPKNENNNFELFNLEYSEYIKTEFDYIKHWDLSKEKVFAVRTFFGIAIPFGNSDNVPFSRSYFSGGSNDNRAWQPYSLGPGRSGATNDFNEANMKIALSSEFRFKILGDFKGALFADAGNIWNIYDNVTDEKSVFNGFKSLKDLALGSGFGLRYDLSFFVIRFDFGFKTYNPANETGKKWFREYNFGHSVLNFGINYPF; from the coding sequence TTGAAAAAAATCTCTACAAAAATAACAGCATTTATTCTAATTGCAATATTTATATGCGCTTGTAATGCTGAAAAAAGAGTTCCTGATGGAAAAAAGCTCCTTACTAAAAATCAAATCATAGTAAACGGGAAATCCATCAAGGAAGAAAATGTATTTACACAACTATATCAAAAACCAAACAGTACATTATTAGGATTTCGTTTGCGATTGAATCTATACAATTTAGCGAATTTAAACCCTGATTCAACATATCAAGCTAAATTTACAAATAACCCAGGAAAATACGAACGAAAATCTAAATGGCTATCCGCGAAACAGGTGGACAGACTTGGTAAATCATTCTGGTATCATGGTATTCATGATTTTTTAAAAAAAACAGGTGAACCGCCTGTCATAATTGATCAATCTAAAACTGATAAATCAGTATTGCGTTTAAAATATTATTATTTTAACAATGGTTTTTTTAATGTAAAAGCATTATCCAAATTAGACTCTATAAAGCCAAAAAGAGGAAAAATAGAATACAACATTACTACGGGCTCACCCTACTTATTAGATTCCTTAAAGACATCTATATCTACTCCCGCTCTAGACTCTTTATACGAAACTGCTAAATCCAACACGATAATAAAATCAGGCAAACAGTATAAAACAATCGATTTTGAAAATGAAAAAAATCGTATTACAACACACTTTAGAAATAATGGGGTTTATTATTTCCAACCTACCTATGTGACTTTTGATATAGATACCATTAAAAAAGTAAACCAGGCTAACGTTAATTTAATTATTAACAACTATTCTTATCAAGAAAACGACTCAACAAAAACGGAGCCTTTTAAAATGTATACCATTAGTGATGTTAATATATACACTGATTACGCACCTAACAATAATAATCAAAAAATCACGGATAGCACCACTTACAAAAACTTCAATTTATACAGTCATAAAAAACTAAGATACAAACCACATGCAATTACGGATGCAATTTTCATAACAAAAGGATCTCTTTTTGCTGACAACAAAACGGTTTTAACTACACGTTATTTAAATAATCTTAAAATTTTCAATTACCCTAGCATTCAATATGAAGTAGATAAAAGAGACACAACATACAGTTCCTTGATAGCTAAAATATATTTGACTCCTCGAAAAAAATATAGTTTTGGCGCATCAGTGGATGTAACACATTCCAACATTCAAGATATAGGTATCTCGTTCAGCCCTTCACTATCAATACGTAATGTATTTAATGGTGCCGAAACTCTTGAAATTTCTGGTCGTGGAAATATAGGATCATCAAAAGACCTTGCAAACCCAAACAATCAACTCTTTAATGTATCAGAATATGGAGTAGATTTAAAATTAAATTTTCCAAGAATTTTCATGCCATTCTCTACTGAAAAAATCATCCCAAAGAGCATGATTCCTTCAACACTTATGGCCGTAGGATTTGCCAGACAAACAAATATTGGATTAGATAAAGAAAATTTCACAGGTTCATTTTCTTATAATTGGACACCTAAAAAAAACAACACTGCCCGTTTTGATCTATTTAATGTACAGTTTGTTCGAAATCTAAATCCAGAAAACTATTTCAATGTATATGGTTCCTCCTACAATGCATTAAATGAAATTGGTAAAATTTATAATACAGAAGCATCTTATGTTGATAATGGCGATTTAATTATCGAATCGGGAACTTCTGGATTTATAAAGAATGTATTAAATGAGAGTACCGTATTAACACCGTCAGATGATGCCTTTAAATCGGTAAAAAGCATTGAAGAAAGAAGAGTGAGACTAACCGAAAATGATTTTATATTAGCAACAAGCTTCACCTTTAGTAAAACGACTAAAACAGACTTACAAGACAATACTTTCTATCTTTTCAAAACAAAAATCGAATCAGCAGGTTCTCTTTTATCACTTATTTCAAAAGCAGCAAATCAACCTAAAAACGAAAATAATAATTTTGAACTTTTCAATTTAGAATATTCAGAATATATAAAAACAGAATTTGACTACATAAAACATTGGGATCTGAGCAAAGAAAAAGTCTTCGCAGTCAGAACCTTTTTTGGTATAGCAATCCCATTTGGAAATTCAGATAACGTCCCTTTTTCACGAAGTTATTTCTCAGGAGGTTCAAATGATAATAGAGCATGGCAACCCTATAGTTTGGGTCCAGGTAGAAGTGGAGCCACTAATGACTTTAATGAAGCAAACATGAAAATTGCTTTAAGCAGTGAGTTTAGATTTAAAATATTAGGCGATTTTAAAGGAGCATTATTTGCTGATGCTGGAAATATTTGGAATATATACGATAATGTGACTGATGAAAAATCAGTTTTTAATGGTTTTAAAAGTCTGAAAGATCTTGCATTAGGCTCAGGGTTTGGATTAAGATATGATTTAAGTTTCTTCGTAATTCGATTTGATTTCGGTTTTAAAACCTACAATCCAGCTAATGAAACTGGCAAAAAATGGTTTCGTGAGTACAATTTTGGACACTCTGTTTTAAATTTTGGAATAAATTACCCCTTCTAA
- a CDS encoding bifunctional nuclease domain-containing protein, translating into MSLVKLSIKGISYSQTQNGAYALILNEVDGERKLPIVIGAFEAQSIAIALEKEIKPPRPLTHDLFKNFAERFDIVVKQVIIHKLVDGVFYSSIICERDKIEEIIDARTSDAIALALRFNAPIYTYKNILDKAGIYLKANPQEADKDSQEIDDILSNPETFGQEEESSQSNRAYIKHSLQELSELLEQAVAHEDYEKAAKIRDEISKRES; encoded by the coding sequence ATGAGCTTAGTAAAATTATCCATCAAAGGAATTTCATACAGCCAAACACAAAATGGAGCATATGCTTTAATTTTGAATGAAGTTGATGGTGAGAGAAAGTTACCTATCGTAATAGGAGCTTTCGAAGCGCAATCAATAGCAATTGCACTAGAAAAAGAAATCAAACCACCACGTCCATTAACACACGATTTGTTTAAAAATTTTGCTGAGAGATTTGATATCGTGGTGAAACAAGTTATCATACACAAACTAGTTGACGGCGTTTTTTATTCGAGTATTATTTGCGAAAGAGACAAAATAGAAGAAATAATTGATGCTAGAACATCCGATGCTATTGCTCTAGCATTGCGTTTTAATGCGCCCATTTATACTTATAAAAATATTCTTGACAAGGCGGGTATATACTTAAAAGCAAACCCACAAGAAGCTGACAAAGATTCGCAAGAAATTGATGACATTCTTTCAAATCCTGAAACTTTTGGACAAGAAGAAGAAAGCAGTCAATCAAACAGAGCCTATATTAAACACAGTCTACAAGAATTAAGTGAACTACTAGAACAAGCTGTTGCTCACGAAGATTATGAAAAAGCAGCAAAAATTAGAGACGAAATTTCAAAAAGAGAATCGTAA
- a CDS encoding ABC transporter permease, with amino-acid sequence MLVYLRLLKESFGFAINALTNNKLRTLLSLLGVTIGILSIIAVLAAVDSLDRKITKDLSSLDKNTIYLMRFSFGPSDIPQWKREQFPNVKFDEYTNLKESLNNTDQVGYQLFVKRESIKYESKLVSDVNVVPVSSEFIDIQGLEFEDGRFYNESESNSGTAVIVLGYEIAQGLFENSNAIGKNIRLYGQRFTVIGVLKKQGAGLFGDSNDTSVFLPVNFLRRLYGDNNDAMTPVILLKPNKGVDMDAYKAEVSYKLRSMRGLKAGEIDNFFINVLSGFTDLIDGIIGQMNVVGWIISGFSLLVGGFGIANIMFVSVKERTNLIGIQKSLGAKNRFILFQFLFEAVILSVIGGVIGLVLVWIISVILTKVLDFEFVLSMGNIMLGTGLAALIGLISGILPAITASKLDPVEAIRTGM; translated from the coding sequence ATGCTAGTTTATCTACGATTATTGAAAGAGAGTTTTGGTTTTGCAATAAATGCATTAACAAACAATAAGTTAAGAACACTTCTTTCTTTGCTTGGTGTTACTATCGGGATTTTATCCATAATTGCAGTTCTGGCTGCAGTTGATTCTTTAGATAGAAAAATAACAAAGGATTTAAGTAGTTTAGATAAAAACACTATTTATTTAATGCGTTTTTCTTTTGGGCCCTCTGATATACCGCAATGGAAAAGAGAGCAGTTTCCCAATGTTAAATTTGATGAATATACCAATTTGAAAGAGTCGTTAAATAATACGGATCAAGTAGGGTATCAATTATTTGTAAAGCGCGAATCTATAAAATATGAATCGAAACTAGTGAGCGATGTAAATGTTGTTCCTGTATCTAGTGAGTTTATCGATATTCAAGGTCTTGAGTTTGAAGATGGTCGTTTTTATAATGAATCAGAGTCTAATTCTGGGACAGCTGTTATCGTTTTAGGCTATGAAATTGCTCAGGGACTTTTCGAAAATTCTAATGCTATTGGGAAAAATATTCGTTTATATGGGCAAAGGTTTACTGTTATTGGAGTATTGAAGAAACAAGGAGCGGGATTGTTTGGGGATAGTAATGATACATCTGTGTTTTTACCCGTTAATTTTTTAAGACGTTTGTATGGAGATAATAATGATGCAATGACTCCAGTTATTTTGTTGAAGCCTAATAAAGGGGTTGATATGGATGCTTATAAAGCGGAAGTGAGTTATAAATTAAGAAGTATGAGGGGATTGAAAGCAGGTGAAATTGATAATTTTTTCATCAATGTGTTATCTGGTTTTACAGATCTTATTGATGGTATTATTGGGCAGATGAATGTTGTGGGCTGGATAATAAGTGGTTTTTCATTACTTGTTGGTGGTTTTGGAATCGCTAATATTATGTTTGTTTCTGTAAAAGAGCGAACAAATTTAATTGGAATTCAAAAGTCTTTAGGTGCTAAAAATAGATTTATATTGTTTCAATTTTTATTTGAGGCAGTTATATTGTCTGTTATTGGTGGTGTAATTGGTTTGGTTTTAGTGTGGATTATTTCTGTTATTTTGACGAAAGTGTTGGACTTTGAATTTGTTCTAAGTATGGGGAATATTATGTTAGGAACTGGACTGGCTGCCTTAATAGGATTGATTTCCGGAATTCTTCCTGCTATTACAGCGTCAAAATTAGATCCTGTTGAAGCGATTCGAACTGGGATGTAG
- a CDS encoding porin family protein, producing MKKIALLILLALSIKGNSQFKKSMFGKDPIINLENFQKARVYYGYYLGFNSFDFKIDYKTVGPDILVKRTTGFNVGIIGDLKLQEYINLRFEPGLYYTKRDLYYPGFTTKLDALREVNSTYIHFPLLLKFSSLRTGNVRPYLVGGVASTLNLSSNSKSIDDNKEQRFRVKPWTTSYEIGFGIDIFSEYFIFSPSIRGSFGINDELIRDNDPNSPWTGNIQSIKSRAVLINFSFH from the coding sequence ATGAAAAAAATTGCTCTCTTAATTTTACTTGCTTTATCTATTAAGGGCAACTCTCAGTTTAAAAAAAGCATGTTTGGAAAAGACCCAATAATAAATTTGGAGAATTTTCAAAAAGCACGAGTATACTATGGATATTATTTAGGGTTTAATTCATTTGACTTCAAAATAGACTATAAAACCGTAGGCCCTGACATTCTTGTAAAAAGAACAACAGGGTTTAATGTAGGGATAATAGGAGATCTAAAGTTACAGGAGTATATAAACTTACGATTTGAACCTGGATTATATTACACAAAGAGAGATTTATATTATCCTGGCTTCACAACAAAACTAGACGCACTAAGAGAAGTAAACAGCACTTACATTCATTTCCCACTATTATTAAAATTCTCTTCATTGAGAACTGGAAATGTGCGCCCCTATTTAGTAGGTGGAGTAGCTTCCACTTTGAATTTATCAAGTAATTCGAAATCAATAGACGATAATAAAGAACAAAGATTTAGAGTAAAACCTTGGACCACGAGCTACGAAATAGGATTTGGTATTGATATATTTTCGGAATATTTCATATTCTCTCCTTCCATTCGAGGTTCATTTGGTATAAATGACGAGTTGATTCGCGATAATGATCCTAACAGTCCTTGGACAGGAAATATTCAATCCATAAAAAGCAGAGCCGTATTAATTAATTTTTCTTTTCATTAA
- a CDS encoding dihydrofolate reductase, which translates to MIIMIAAAAENNALGKNNELVWHLPNDFKRFKNLTSGHHIIMGRKTFESFPKPLPNRTHVVITRQENYAPEGCIVVNSMEKAIEICPKEENTYIIGGGEIYDLGIPFSDKIELTLVHHTFEADAFFPIINKEQWQIINSEFQQKDEKHLFDFTYQTYIRK; encoded by the coding sequence ATGATTATAATGATTGCGGCAGCCGCTGAAAATAATGCCCTTGGAAAAAACAATGAATTAGTTTGGCATTTACCTAATGATTTCAAAAGATTTAAAAACCTTACTTCGGGACATCATATCATTATGGGAAGAAAAACATTTGAAAGCTTCCCAAAGCCACTTCCTAACAGAACACATGTTGTAATAACCCGTCAAGAAAACTATGCCCCAGAGGGATGTATTGTAGTTAACAGCATGGAAAAAGCAATTGAAATTTGCCCAAAAGAGGAGAACACATATATAATTGGAGGAGGAGAAATATATGATTTAGGAATTCCCTTTTCAGATAAAATAGAACTGACATTGGTTCACCATACTTTTGAAGCCGATGCCTTTTTCCCAATAATAAACAAGGAACAATGGCAGATAATAAATTCTGAGTTTCAACAAAAAGACGAAAAGCATCTTTTTGATTTTACTTATCAAACTTACATTAGAAAATAA
- a CDS encoding isoamylase early set domain-containing protein codes for MSVKKQFIKTKPVCKVTFSVEAKEASNASVVGDFNNWCPEEGALSKLKNGTFKGVFNVDKGASYEFKYVIDGVFVNDDEADSFKWNEFAGAENSVLEV; via the coding sequence ATGTCTGTTAAGAAACAATTTATAAAAACGAAACCAGTTTGTAAAGTTACTTTTTCGGTAGAAGCAAAAGAGGCAAGTAATGCTTCAGTTGTTGGAGATTTTAACAATTGGTGTCCAGAAGAAGGTGCATTAAGTAAGTTGAAAAATGGTACTTTTAAAGGAGTCTTTAATGTGGATAAAGGCGCTTCTTATGAGTTTAAATATGTAATTGACGGTGTTTTCGTTAATGATGATGAAGCTGATTCTTTCAAATGGAATGAATTTGCTGGAGCTGAAAATAGTGTTTTAGAGGTGTAG
- a CDS encoding 2TM domain-containing protein translates to MEREQHELYEYARKRLKQKKRLYFHFVVLFLASLFLFVSTKILNFGINSNWYIWIITIWFFLFLLHFIKVYITDRFMNKNWERDQIDRLVALQQKKIEELQSQITEEPSKLAQ, encoded by the coding sequence ATGGAAAGGGAACAACATGAATTATATGAATATGCCAGGAAAAGATTAAAACAAAAAAAAAGGCTGTATTTTCATTTTGTTGTTTTGTTTTTAGCTAGTTTATTTCTATTCGTTTCTACTAAAATTTTAAATTTTGGAATTAATTCAAACTGGTATATCTGGATAATTACGATTTGGTTTTTCTTATTTCTTTTACACTTTATTAAAGTATACATTACCGATCGCTTTATGAATAAGAACTGGGAACGAGACCAAATAGATCGTCTTGTTGCTTTACAGCAAAAAAAAATAGAAGAATTACAATCACAAATAACCGAAGAACCCTCTAAACTAGCACAATAG
- the fbaA gene encoding class II fructose-bisphosphate aldolase: protein MAHNIKPGVATGDQVQEIFNYAKEKGFALPAVNVTGSNTINGVLETAAKLNAPVIIQFSNGGAQFNAGKGLSNAGEKAAIAGGIAGALHIHTLAEAYGATVILHTDHCAKKLLPWIDGLLDASEKHFATTGKPLFSSHMIDLSEEPIEENIEICKGYLERMSKMGMTLEIELGITGGEEDGVDNSDVDSSKLYTQPEEVAYAYEELSKVSPKFTIAAAFGNVHGVYKPGNVKLTPKILKNSQDFVQKKFNTGNNPVDFVFHGGSGSTLEEIREGISYGVIKMNIDTDLQFAFTEGIRDYMVKNIDYLKTQIGNPEGSDVPNKKYYDPRKWMRESEMTFNARLEQAFADLNNVNTL from the coding sequence ATGGCACATAACATCAAACCGGGCGTAGCTACAGGAGATCAAGTTCAAGAAATTTTCAATTATGCAAAAGAAAAAGGCTTTGCTCTACCTGCAGTAAATGTTACTGGTTCAAACACAATAAATGGCGTTCTTGAGACTGCAGCAAAATTAAATGCTCCAGTAATCATCCAGTTTTCAAACGGAGGAGCTCAATTTAATGCTGGAAAAGGACTTTCAAATGCAGGTGAAAAAGCAGCTATCGCTGGTGGAATTGCTGGAGCATTACACATTCATACCTTGGCTGAAGCTTATGGAGCAACAGTAATTTTACATACGGATCACTGTGCTAAGAAATTATTACCTTGGATTGACGGATTATTAGATGCATCTGAAAAACATTTTGCTACAACTGGAAAGCCTTTATTCAGTTCTCATATGATCGATTTATCTGAAGAGCCTATCGAAGAAAACATCGAAATTTGCAAAGGATACCTAGAGAGAATGAGCAAAATGGGAATGACACTAGAAATCGAACTTGGAATTACAGGTGGTGAAGAAGATGGTGTTGACAACTCAGATGTTGATAGCTCAAAACTTTATACTCAACCAGAAGAAGTTGCTTATGCTTACGAAGAATTATCAAAAGTAAGTCCTAAGTTTACAATTGCGGCAGCTTTTGGAAATGTACATGGTGTTTACAAACCAGGTAACGTAAAATTGACTCCGAAAATCTTAAAAAATTCTCAAGATTTCGTTCAAAAGAAATTCAACACTGGAAACAACCCAGTTGACTTCGTTTTCCACGGTGGTTCAGGTTCTACTTTAGAAGAAATAAGAGAAGGAATTAGCTACGGTGTAATAAAAATGAATATCGATACTGATTTGCAATTTGCATTTACAGAAGGTATTCGTGATTATATGGTTAAAAATATTGATTATTTAAAAACCCAAATTGGAAACCCAGAAGGTTCTGATGTACCAAATAAAAAATACTACGATCCAAGAAAATGGATGCGTGAAAGCGAAATGACGTTCAATGCAAGATTAGAACAAGCATTTGCTGACTTAAACAATGTGAATACGCTATAA
- a CDS encoding TrmH family RNA methyltransferase: MVSKNQIKLITSLQQKKYRIVNQLFFAEGVKVIQELLQSDFELDHLYTTQNDFEDVLINKKTLIHENDLKKISALSTANSCLAVFKMPAEKDIVESGLIIALDSIRDPGNLGTILRLCDWFGIHQIVCSKETVDIYNPKVVQATMGSITRVNVRYIDLNDFLSQTKLPVFGTFMDGVNIYKESLPQEGIIVMGNEANGISDELEEIIQNRLSIPRFGDLRKTESLNVATATAIILSEFRR; this comes from the coding sequence ATGGTTAGTAAAAACCAAATAAAACTTATAACTAGTTTACAGCAAAAAAAGTATAGAATAGTAAATCAATTATTTTTTGCCGAAGGGGTAAAAGTGATTCAGGAATTGTTGCAATCTGATTTTGAACTAGACCATTTGTACACTACTCAAAATGATTTTGAGGATGTTTTGATAAACAAGAAAACGTTAATTCATGAAAATGATTTAAAAAAAATTAGTGCTTTATCAACAGCTAATAGCTGTTTGGCTGTTTTTAAAATGCCTGCAGAAAAAGATATTGTTGAATCAGGTTTGATTATAGCCTTGGATAGTATTCGGGATCCTGGAAACCTGGGAACCATTTTGAGATTGTGTGATTGGTTCGGAATTCATCAAATAGTGTGTTCAAAGGAAACGGTGGATATTTATAATCCCAAAGTAGTGCAAGCTACAATGGGGTCGATAACCAGAGTAAATGTAAGGTATATTGATTTAAATGACTTTCTCTCTCAGACAAAATTGCCTGTTTTTGGTACTTTTATGGATGGAGTTAATATTTATAAAGAATCCTTGCCTCAAGAAGGAATCATCGTAATGGGGAATGAAGCTAACGGTATCTCTGATGAACTTGAAGAAATAATCCAAAACAGACTCTCTATTCCTCGTTTTGGAGATCTTAGAAAAACGGAAAGTTTAAATGTTGCAACAGCGACTGCAATTATTTTAAGCGAATTTAGAAGATAA
- the ubiE gene encoding bifunctional demethylmenaquinone methyltransferase/2-methoxy-6-polyprenyl-1,4-benzoquinol methylase UbiE — MSKNITPYKDSSLGKKEQVAKMFDTISGNYDNLNRVISFGIDVKWRKKVLDIVSKANPNVILDIATGTGDLAILMAQTKATKIIGLDISAGMLEVGVKKIADKKLSNTIEMVLGDSEKMPFDDNFFDAITVAFGVRNFETLEKGLVEILRVLKPNGVFVILETSVPDKTPYKQGYNFYSKNILPLIGKLFSKDDVAYGYLSESAAAFPYGEALNNILRKVGFIDVVAMPQTFGVATIYSASKK, encoded by the coding sequence ATGTCAAAAAACATAACTCCATATAAAGACTCTTCTCTAGGCAAAAAAGAACAAGTTGCAAAAATGTTTGATACAATCTCTGGTAATTACGATAATTTGAATCGTGTTATTTCCTTTGGAATAGATGTTAAATGGCGTAAAAAAGTTTTAGATATAGTATCTAAGGCAAATCCAAATGTAATTTTAGACATTGCAACAGGAACAGGAGACTTAGCTATTTTAATGGCTCAAACAAAAGCAACAAAAATAATAGGACTAGATATTTCTGCTGGAATGCTAGAAGTTGGCGTAAAAAAAATAGCCGATAAAAAACTTTCTAATACAATTGAAATGGTATTAGGAGATTCAGAAAAAATGCCCTTTGACGACAACTTTTTTGATGCAATAACAGTCGCTTTTGGCGTTAGAAATTTTGAAACTCTTGAAAAAGGACTTGTTGAAATCCTAAGAGTATTAAAACCTAATGGTGTTTTTGTTATTTTAGAAACATCAGTTCCAGATAAAACTCCTTACAAACAAGGCTACAATTTTTATAGTAAAAACATACTACCACTTATTGGAAAGTTATTTTCAAAAGATGATGTTGCCTATGGTTATTTATCTGAATCAGCAGCGGCATTTCCATATGGAGAGGCTTTGAACAATATTTTAAGAAAAGTTGGGTTTATAGATGTAGTAGCTATGCCACAAACTTTTGGAGTAGCTACAATTTATTCCGCTTCTAAAAAATAA
- the accD gene encoding acetyl-CoA carboxylase, carboxyltransferase subunit beta: MAWFKRKEKGITTATEDKMDVPKGLWYKSPTGKIIDADELERNLFVSPEDGFHVRIGSATYFEILFDNNEFVELDKNLTSKDPLHFVDTKKYADRLKDVMEKTKLKDAVRTGVGKSKGKDVVICCMDFAFIGGSMGAVVGEKISRGIDHAIKNKLPFIMISKSGGARMMEAAYSLMQLAKTSVKLAQLADAKLPYISLCTDPTTGGTTASYAMLGDINISEPGALIGFAGPRVVRDTTGKDLPEGFQTAEFLLEHGFLDFITARKELKDKINLYIDLIQNNTIR; the protein is encoded by the coding sequence ATGGCTTGGTTTAAAAGAAAAGAAAAAGGAATTACTACTGCTACCGAAGACAAAATGGATGTCCCAAAAGGACTTTGGTACAAATCTCCAACAGGAAAAATTATTGATGCCGATGAGCTAGAACGCAACTTGTTTGTTAGTCCTGAGGATGGTTTTCATGTTAGAATTGGTAGTGCTACCTATTTCGAAATCTTGTTTGACAACAATGAGTTTGTTGAATTAGATAAAAACTTAACTTCCAAAGATCCTTTGCATTTTGTTGATACAAAAAAATATGCAGATCGATTAAAAGATGTTATGGAAAAAACCAAACTTAAAGATGCAGTGCGTACTGGAGTTGGTAAATCAAAAGGAAAAGATGTTGTTATTTGCTGTATGGATTTTGCTTTTATTGGCGGATCTATGGGTGCAGTAGTTGGAGAAAAAATTTCAAGAGGGATTGATCACGCTATCAAAAATAAACTTCCATTTATTATGATTTCAAAATCGGGTGGTGCAAGAATGATGGAAGCTGCTTATTCCTTAATGCAATTAGCAAAAACTTCTGTTAAACTAGCACAACTGGCAGACGCTAAACTTCCTTACATCTCATTATGTACGGACCCAACTACAGGAGGGACAACCGCTTCTTATGCTATGCTAGGAGACATTAACATCTCTGAACCTGGAGCTTTAATTGGATTTGCAGGACCACGTGTTGTAAGAGACACAACTGGTAAAGATTTACCAGAAGGTTTTCAAACGGCTGAATTTCTACTTGAACATGGTTTCCTAGACTTTATAACAGCCAGAAAAGAATTGAAAGACAAGATTAACTTGTACATTGATTTAATTCAAAACAATACTATAAGATAG